A genomic stretch from Eubacterium sulci ATCC 35585 includes:
- a CDS encoding adenylosuccinate lyase: MQETNYTSPLSERYPSNEMKYLFSPEMKFRTWRKLWVALAEAEMELGLDITQSQIDELKSQINDINYDVAKEREKIVRHDVMSHVYAYGLQCPNAKGIIHLGATSCYVGDNTDMIIMSEGLKLIRKKLINTIAKLAEFADEYKAMPTLGFTHYQAAQPTTVGKRASLWLNDLVLDLEDLDYVLGSLKLLGSKGTTGTQASFLELFSGDHEKCKKLDQLIAEKMGFSSCYPVSGQTYSRKVDSRVLNVLAGIAQSAHKFSNDIRLLQHMKEVEEPFEKNQIGSSAMAYKRNPMRSERMASLANYVMSTSMNPQITAATQWFERTLDDSANKRISVSEAFLATDSILELYINISDGLVVYPQVIKSHLMAELPFMASENIMMDAVKAGGDRQELHERIRVHSMAAAKVVKEEGKPNDLLDRIAADPLFNITKEALQKVLKPENYIGRADVQTEEFLDGVIKPILSANADIIGMEAKINI; encoded by the coding sequence ATGCAGGAGACCAATTACACGAGTCCATTATCCGAACGTTATCCAAGTAATGAGATGAAATATCTCTTTTCACCTGAGATGAAATTCCGCACATGGCGCAAGCTTTGGGTTGCACTAGCGGAAGCTGAGATGGAGCTCGGCCTTGATATAACACAGTCTCAGATTGATGAGTTGAAATCGCAAATAAACGATATTAACTACGATGTCGCTAAAGAGCGTGAGAAAATAGTTCGTCATGACGTTATGAGCCATGTATATGCTTACGGACTTCAGTGCCCTAATGCAAAAGGAATTATTCACCTTGGTGCTACATCATGTTATGTAGGCGACAACACCGATATGATTATCATGTCAGAAGGTCTTAAGCTAATCCGAAAGAAGCTTATCAATACTATAGCAAAGCTTGCAGAGTTTGCAGATGAATATAAGGCAATGCCTACACTAGGTTTTACACACTATCAGGCTGCTCAGCCAACTACTGTAGGAAAGCGCGCAAGCCTCTGGCTAAACGATTTAGTTCTAGACCTCGAGGACCTAGATTATGTGCTTGGTTCACTTAAGCTTCTCGGATCTAAGGGTACAACAGGTACTCAGGCGTCCTTCCTAGAACTTTTCTCTGGAGACCACGAGAAGTGCAAGAAGCTAGACCAGCTCATCGCTGAGAAGATGGGATTTTCATCCTGCTATCCAGTGTCTGGTCAGACCTATTCACGTAAGGTTGATAGCCGCGTGCTAAATGTCCTTGCAGGTATCGCGCAGTCTGCACACAAGTTTTCAAACGACATCCGTCTTCTTCAGCACATGAAGGAAGTAGAAGAACCGTTTGAGAAGAACCAAATAGGCTCATCAGCTATGGCCTACAAGCGTAACCCTATGCGTTCAGAGCGTATGGCTTCCCTTGCTAACTATGTAATGAGCACATCCATGAATCCTCAGATAACTGCTGCAACTCAGTGGTTTGAGCGTACGCTTGACGATTCAGCTAACAAGAGGATCTCTGTAAGCGAGGCCTTCCTTGCAACAGACAGCATCCTTGAACTATATATCAACATTTCAGACGGACTAGTTGTCTATCCACAGGTTATCAAATCGCATTTGATGGCAGAGCTACCTTTCATGGCATCAGAGAATATCATGATGGATGCTGTTAAAGCTGGTGGAGACAGACAGGAACTTCACGAGAGAATTAGGGTTCACTCCATGGCAGCTGCTAAGGTTGTCAAGGAGGAAGGCAAACCTAACGATTTGTTAGATAGAATTGCCGCTGATCCTTTATTCAATATAACCAAAGAGGCTTTACAGAAGGTTTTGAAACCCGAAAATTATATCGGTAGGGCAGATGTCCAGACCGAAGAGTTTCTGGACGGGGTCATAAAGCCAATTCTTAGCGCAAATGCTGACATCATCGGCATGGAGGCTAAAATTAACATTTAA
- a CDS encoding adenylosuccinate synthetase has translation MIKAIVGANWGDEGKGKITDLLAAESDIVIRFQGGSNAGHTIKNDYGKFALHMLPSGVFYDHITNVIGNGVALNIPKLIEEIKGLTDQGVPAPKLLVSDRAQIVMSYHILLDTYEEERLGGKSFGSTKSGIAPCYSDKYSKIGFQVNELFNDKEFLIEKLENICTIKNVLLKNLYGKPELKVEELYEELIEYRDMIKPYVRNTESFLHRSLAEGKQLLLEGQLGAMKDPDHGIYPMVTSSSTLAGFGSIGAGVPPYEIKSVVTVCKAYSSAVGAGAFVSEIFGDEADELRRRGGDGGEFGATTGRPRRVGWFDAVATRYGCMMQGTTEVALTVLDPLGYLDEIPVCIGYEIDGVKHDDFPNTTDLNKAKPIFKTLPGWKCDITGIRCFEDLPKAAQNYVNELEVLIGYPITIVTNGPNRNDFIKRRPNI, from the coding sequence ATGATTAAAGCTATTGTTGGTGCTAACTGGGGTGACGAAGGTAAGGGCAAGATCACAGATCTACTCGCGGCCGAAAGCGATATCGTAATTCGTTTTCAAGGTGGAAGCAACGCTGGCCACACTATCAAAAACGATTATGGAAAGTTCGCACTCCACATGCTACCGTCCGGGGTCTTCTATGACCACATTACAAATGTAATTGGAAATGGTGTAGCCCTTAACATTCCTAAGCTCATCGAGGAGATTAAGGGTCTCACAGATCAGGGCGTTCCAGCCCCTAAGCTCCTTGTTTCCGATAGAGCGCAGATAGTTATGTCCTATCACATTTTGCTCGACACATACGAGGAGGAGAGGCTCGGAGGAAAGTCCTTCGGCTCAACCAAATCCGGTATCGCGCCTTGCTACTCAGACAAGTATTCTAAGATAGGATTTCAGGTTAATGAGCTTTTCAATGACAAGGAATTTTTGATTGAGAAGCTCGAGAATATCTGTACTATTAAGAATGTGCTTCTTAAAAACCTATATGGTAAGCCGGAGCTTAAGGTAGAAGAACTTTATGAAGAACTCATAGAGTACAGAGATATGATTAAGCCTTATGTACGCAACACTGAGAGCTTCCTGCACCGCAGTCTAGCAGAGGGCAAGCAACTACTTCTCGAAGGACAGCTTGGAGCTATGAAGGACCCAGACCACGGAATCTATCCTATGGTAACTTCATCATCTACACTTGCAGGCTTTGGAAGCATAGGCGCTGGCGTTCCACCTTACGAGATTAAAAGCGTAGTTACAGTTTGTAAGGCTTACTCATCCGCAGTTGGCGCAGGTGCTTTTGTCAGCGAAATCTTCGGTGACGAAGCAGACGAGCTAAGACGTCGCGGAGGCGATGGGGGTGAGTTTGGTGCTACAACAGGAAGACCAAGGCGCGTTGGCTGGTTTGATGCTGTGGCAACTAGATACGGCTGTATGATGCAGGGCACAACAGAAGTTGCTTTGACGGTTCTAGACCCACTAGGCTATCTTGACGAAATACCAGTGTGCATAGGATATGAAATCGACGGTGTTAAGCACGATGACTTCCCAAATACAACCGATTTGAACAAGGCAAAGCCTATATTTAAGACTCTTCCTGGCTGGAAGTGCGACATTACCGGAATCCGTTGCTTTGAGGATCTACCTAAGGCAGCTCAGAACTATGTAAACGAGCTAGAAGTTTTGATTGGATATCCAATAACCATAGTTACAAACGGTCCAAACCGTAATGATTTTATAAAGAGAAGACCAAACATATAA
- a CDS encoding alanine racemase, with translation MYKEAIRPAWVEVNLSNLDYNIKQIKEKANGRELIGVIKADAYGHGSVKCAEVLRKNGVKTFAIATLQEAITLREAGAKEEIICLGLTPDMYADVIVEHDLTPVVCDSSNAKAISDAAVAAGKIVSGLIAVDTGMGRIGYLADDTDFAVEDVRKIAALPGFKIKGMFSHMSTADAADKTYSHEQEAKYNAFYEALTKANIKIPFRTLANSASIMELPEIYFDAVRPGIILYGCYPSDEVERAQLSIKPVMSVKANIVHLKDVPANFSVGYGRKYISTKPARIATLALGYADGYPRPFSANAKVIVNGVVCPIAGNICMDQCMVDVSAVPNVKVGDEVIVMGSDGVNSVTADDIANATGTINYEICCAFGQRLPKVYVD, from the coding sequence ATGTACAAAGAAGCTATTAGACCTGCATGGGTTGAGGTTAATCTAAGCAACCTAGACTACAATATCAAGCAGATCAAAGAGAAGGCAAATGGTAGAGAGCTAATCGGCGTTATCAAGGCTGATGCTTATGGACACGGTTCTGTAAAGTGTGCTGAGGTTCTTAGAAAGAACGGAGTTAAGACTTTTGCAATCGCAACACTTCAGGAAGCTATAACGCTTAGAGAGGCTGGAGCAAAAGAGGAAATCATCTGCCTAGGACTTACACCTGATATGTATGCTGATGTAATCGTAGAGCACGACCTAACACCTGTAGTATGCGACTCATCAAACGCTAAGGCTATCAGTGATGCAGCAGTTGCAGCAGGAAAGATTGTATCAGGACTTATCGCAGTTGACACAGGAATGGGAAGAATAGGATACCTCGCTGATGACACAGATTTCGCAGTTGAAGATGTTCGTAAGATTGCAGCACTTCCAGGATTCAAGATCAAAGGTATGTTCTCACACATGTCTACAGCTGATGCAGCAGACAAGACATACTCACACGAGCAGGAAGCTAAGTACAACGCATTCTACGAGGCTCTAACAAAGGCTAACATCAAGATTCCTTTCCGCACACTAGCAAACAGTGCTTCAATCATGGAGCTTCCAGAGATTTACTTTGATGCCGTAAGACCAGGAATCATTCTATACGGATGCTACCCATCAGATGAGGTTGAACGCGCACAGCTTTCAATCAAGCCTGTAATGTCAGTAAAGGCAAACATAGTTCACCTAAAGGATGTTCCAGCGAACTTCTCAGTAGGTTATGGACGTAAGTACATTTCAACAAAACCTGCAAGAATCGCAACTCTTGCTCTAGGATACGCAGATGGATATCCAAGACCATTCTCAGCAAATGCTAAGGTTATCGTAAACGGAGTTGTTTGCCCAATCGCCGGAAACATCTGCATGGACCAGTGCATGGTAGACGTTTCAGCAGTACCTAATGTAAAGGTTGGAGACGAAGTAATCGTTATGGGTTCAGACGGCGTAAACTCAGTTACAGCTGACGACATCGCAAACGCAACAGGAACAATTAACTACGAAATCTGCTGTGCTTTCGGACAGAGACTTCCAAAGGTGTACGTTGACTAA
- a CDS encoding 30S ribosomal protein S18 encodes MAERRHGGMRRKKVCQFCADKAEKIDYKDVDKLRKYISERGKILPRRVTGTCALHQRDITVAVKRARIVALLPYVAD; translated from the coding sequence ATGGCAGAGAGAAGACATGGTGGCATGAGAAGAAAAAAAGTATGCCAGTTCTGTGCAGATAAAGCAGAAAAAATCGATTACAAGGATGTAGATAAGCTAAGAAAGTATATTTCTGAGAGAGGCAAGATTCTTCCAAGAAGAGTGACAGGAACTTGCGCACTACATCAGAGAGACATTACAGTTGCAGTTAAGAGAGCAAGAATTGTAGCTCTTCTTCCATACGTAGCTGACTAA
- a CDS encoding single-stranded DNA-binding protein, which yields MNSVVLIGRLTRDPELRYTTSQMAVATFSLAIDRPVRAGKERETDFPRVTVFGKQAENCEKYLAKGRMAAVQGRLQTGSYTNKDGATVYTTDVVADRVEFLEWGDRPQGSAARPQQTHVSEPASVSGGFDDEMPDSFQAIDEDVPF from the coding sequence GTGAATAGTGTAGTACTAATAGGAAGACTCACAAGGGATCCTGAACTTAGATACACCACATCTCAGATGGCTGTAGCAACATTTAGCTTGGCTATTGACAGACCTGTTCGTGCAGGCAAGGAGAGAGAAACAGACTTTCCGCGCGTAACTGTATTTGGCAAGCAGGCAGAAAACTGCGAGAAGTATCTTGCTAAAGGCCGTATGGCAGCTGTCCAGGGAAGACTTCAGACAGGAAGCTATACCAATAAGGACGGAGCTACAGTTTACACCACTGATGTTGTTGCCGATCGTGTCGAATTCCTAGAATGGGGAGATAGACCACAGGGCAGCGCAGCAAGACCACAGCAAACACACGTATCTGAGCCAGCAAGCGTAAGCGGCGGCTTTGATGACGAGATGCCGGATTCATTTCAGGCAATTGACGAAGATGTACCGTTCTAA
- a CDS encoding 30S ribosomal protein S6, producing MINYEVMFIIDPALEDEKKDAAVERVKSVIAAEGEVGNVDVWGLRKLAYPIQKKNEGYYVVIDFKAEPTLPAELDRRLRISEDFMRHIIVNKDAE from the coding sequence ATGATTAACTACGAGGTAATGTTCATCATCGATCCAGCATTGGAAGATGAGAAGAAGGACGCAGCTGTTGAGAGAGTTAAAAGCGTAATCGCAGCTGAAGGAGAAGTAGGAAATGTTGATGTTTGGGGCCTAAGAAAGTTAGCTTACCCAATCCAGAAGAAGAACGAGGGCTACTATGTTGTCATCGACTTCAAGGCAGAACCTACATTGCCAGCAGAGCTCGATAGAAGACTCAGGATTTCAGAAGATTTCATGAGACATATCATCGTTAATAAGGACGCTGAATAA
- a CDS encoding nucleotidyltransferase, with the protein MDKPALIVMAAGMGSRYGGLKQIDPISDQGEIILDFSLYDAMMAGFEEIVFIIKKENEQDFRALIDERSGKHLNIHYAFQDIADIPEGCEIPEGREKPWGTGHAVLAARKLIDAPFAVINADDYYGAGAFQTMYDFLENAKDDDKYRYSMVGYRLDKTLTENGHVARGICTVDEKHELVSVVERTKIMRRGDAVAFTEDDGETWTEVAGDTIVSMNFWGFTKSMMSELENNFPRFFETSVVENPLKAEYFLPGVVSELLSEDKATVKVLTSQDKWYGVTYKEDKQGVVNALRSMKDKGLYPEILWR; encoded by the coding sequence ATAGATAAGCCTGCTCTTATAGTAATGGCAGCAGGCATGGGAAGCAGGTATGGAGGACTAAAGCAGATAGATCCGATAAGCGATCAGGGAGAAATAATTTTAGACTTCTCTCTTTATGATGCGATGATGGCAGGCTTTGAGGAGATTGTTTTCATAATTAAGAAGGAAAACGAGCAAGACTTTAGGGCTTTGATAGATGAAAGAAGCGGAAAGCACCTAAATATTCACTACGCATTCCAGGATATAGCTGACATACCTGAAGGATGTGAAATTCCTGAGGGACGTGAAAAACCTTGGGGAACAGGCCATGCGGTACTTGCAGCGCGCAAGCTAATAGATGCACCTTTTGCTGTAATAAATGCAGATGACTACTACGGCGCTGGAGCATTCCAGACCATGTACGATTTTCTTGAGAATGCAAAGGATGATGACAAATATAGATATTCCATGGTTGGCTACAGGCTAGATAAGACTTTGACAGAAAATGGTCATGTGGCAAGAGGTATTTGCACAGTTGATGAAAAGCACGAGCTAGTATCAGTTGTCGAGCGAACAAAGATTATGAGAAGAGGCGATGCAGTTGCATTTACCGAAGATGACGGAGAAACTTGGACAGAGGTTGCAGGCGACACTATAGTTTCCATGAACTTCTGGGGCTTTACAAAATCTATGATGAGCGAATTAGAAAATAATTTCCCAAGATTCTTTGAGACTAGCGTGGTTGAAAACCCACTGAAGGCAGAATACTTCCTTCCAGGCGTAGTTTCCGAGCTTTTATCTGAGGATAAAGCTACGGTTAAGGTTTTGACCTCGCAGGACAAATGGTATGGTGTAACATATAAAGAGGACAAGCAGGGCGTTGTCAACGCACTGCGCTCAATGAAGGACAAAGGCCTTTATCCAGAAATATTATGGAGATAA
- a CDS encoding rubredoxin: MKVYVCGACGYEYDPAVGDPDNGIQPGTAFEDLPEDWTCPICGMGKDVFEEK; the protein is encoded by the coding sequence ATGAAAGTATATGTATGCGGCGCATGTGGCTATGAGTATGATCCAGCAGTAGGTGATCCAGATAACGGAATCCAGCCAGGAACAGCATTTGAGGATCTTCCAGAAGATTGGACATGTCCTATCTGCGGCATGGGCAAAGACGTTTTCGAAGAGAAATAA
- a CDS encoding pyrroline-5-carboxylate reductase, translated as MDSKTKVGFIGFGNMGSAICDGLIKAEAVSTSNIFACANNWDKLLKEAESRQIKACKNAEELVKNADMIVVAVKPNMVEKVLEPVKNELKGKIIVSIAAGCNADFYENLLGSEYNYIVTMPNTPISICEGILLCEDNHRLKAEQLECFMGIFTAVATVEFIESKVFSVAGAMSGCGPAFASMFIEALGDAGVKYGLKRDVAYRLASKVISGTGELQMATGAHPAAMKDAVCSPGGTTIKGVTSLEENGFRSAVIKAIDAIENK; from the coding sequence ATGGATAGCAAGACAAAGGTTGGGTTTATAGGATTTGGTAACATGGGTAGCGCAATCTGCGATGGGCTTATCAAAGCAGAAGCAGTAAGCACATCTAATATATTTGCGTGTGCAAATAATTGGGATAAGCTACTTAAGGAAGCGGAATCAAGACAGATTAAGGCTTGCAAGAATGCCGAAGAATTAGTAAAAAATGCAGATATGATTGTGGTTGCAGTAAAGCCCAATATGGTCGAAAAAGTACTTGAGCCAGTAAAGAATGAGCTTAAGGGAAAGATCATAGTTTCAATTGCAGCAGGCTGTAATGCAGATTTTTATGAGAATCTTTTAGGAAGTGAGTATAACTACATTGTAACGATGCCAAATACTCCGATTTCGATTTGCGAAGGTATTCTTTTATGCGAGGATAATCATAGACTCAAGGCAGAGCAGTTAGAATGCTTTATGGGCATTTTTACAGCTGTTGCGACAGTCGAATTCATAGAGAGCAAGGTGTTTTCAGTTGCTGGAGCTATGAGTGGTTGCGGGCCTGCCTTTGCCTCGATGTTCATAGAAGCTCTAGGAGATGCAGGAGTTAAGTATGGACTCAAGAGAGATGTTGCGTATAGGCTTGCATCTAAGGTTATTTCAGGAACAGGCGAGCTCCAAATGGCTACAGGAGCGCATCCAGCAGCAATGAAGGATGCGGTTTGCTCACCAGGAGGAACAACAATCAAAGGCGTGACATCGCTTGAAGAAAACGGATTTAGATCTGCAGTAATCAAAGCGATAGACGCGATAGAAAACAAATAA
- a CDS encoding RNA polymerase sigma 70, producing MIDQELFEDYKQNPTIEKRNAIVEKNLYMVDILIRKYLSKGVEYDDLYQIGALALVAAVERFDPAKGFEFSSFATPTILGEIKKYFRDKQWSLKVPRRLKEIAAKVQDAKDKLNSELHRTPTVAEIAEFTGYTEEQIIEAIESSHAYGTYSLDKTFDEAGEDGENAFLEKYTGFNEHGYDQIETAEIINKVVNTFNDQYKFIFRERFINNKSQSEIAKSLGISQMTVSRAEKNIVGKFRAELFR from the coding sequence ATGATAGATCAGGAATTGTTTGAAGATTACAAGCAAAACCCGACAATTGAAAAACGAAATGCAATCGTAGAAAAAAATCTCTACATGGTTGATATTTTGATACGCAAATATCTTAGCAAAGGTGTGGAATATGACGATCTATATCAGATTGGAGCACTTGCTTTGGTAGCTGCGGTTGAGAGATTTGATCCAGCAAAGGGATTTGAGTTCAGCTCATTTGCAACACCTACCATACTTGGTGAAATAAAGAAATATTTCCGTGATAAGCAGTGGAGTCTTAAGGTTCCGAGAAGGCTAAAGGAAATAGCAGCCAAGGTACAGGATGCAAAGGATAAGCTGAACAGCGAGCTGCACAGAACACCTACCGTAGCAGAGATAGCTGAGTTTACTGGTTACACAGAGGAACAGATAATCGAGGCTATAGAAAGCTCGCATGCTTATGGAACCTACTCGCTAGATAAGACCTTTGATGAGGCTGGCGAGGATGGAGAAAATGCATTTTTAGAGAAGTATACCGGTTTTAATGAACACGGATACGACCAAATAGAGACGGCAGAAATAATTAACAAGGTCGTAAACACCTTCAATGATCAGTATAAATTCATATTCCGCGAACGATTCATAAACAACAAGTCTCAGTCAGAGATAGCTAAGAGCCTTGGAATATCACAGATGACGGTATCAAGAGCAGAGAAAAACATAGTTGGAAAGTTCAGAGCGGAACTGTTCAGGTAG
- a CDS encoding DNA gyrase subunit A has translation MSDLLEDTRLEQTEIYSEMKKSYIDYAMSVIVGRALPDVRDGLKPVHRRILYGMGQLGVTPDKPHKKSARIVGEVMGKYHPHGDSSIYDAMVRLAQDFSTRYMLVDGHGNFGSVDGDSAAAMRYTEARMTPFALEMLRDIDKETVDFRDNFDGEEKEPVVIPSRFPNLLVNGSNGIAVGMATSIPPHNLKEVIDATIKVIDEPDCDIEELIKIVKGPDFPTGAQILGKAGMKEAYRTGTGKVKVRSCCEIEETDRGKSQIVITEIPYMVNKARLIEKMADLVKEKKVEGVSAIRDESNREGIRIVVELKRDANPQITLNRFYKHTQLQDSFSMIMLALVDGKPEVLTLKRFLEEYVKFQKEVVTRRTKFDLAKAEARAHILEGLRIALDNIDAVIKTIRESYSNAKENLMENFGLSDIQAQAILDMRLARLQGLEREKIENEYNELMKKIAYYKSLLADEVLLMGVIKDELTEIRDKYGDERRTQIVRDEGEFDEEDLVEEENVTITFTHLGYIKRVPADTYKAQKRGGKGITGVTTRDNDFVKDLVMTSTHDNLMFFTNTGKAHKIKAYEIPEATRTARGTPAINFLNLLQRERITAVIPVKEFSEDKYLIAITKNGLIKKTALNEFDTKRTTGLIAINLKDEDELIAIKQSTGSNNIIIVTKKGKCISFSEKDVRPMGRIASGVRAIKLDKDDEVVSMELVEPEQQLMVVTENGFGKRTPVEEYKIQVRGGKGLLTYDKAKFSKTGALIGAMVVDESDEILMINSDGIIIRIRASEVSILGRATQGVKIMKVDEGSKIVAIAKAIRDDEDEVEESSASTSNETEEQISL, from the coding sequence ATGTCAGATCTTTTAGAAGATACAAGATTAGAACAAACCGAGATATACTCGGAAATGAAAAAATCGTATATTGACTATGCGATGAGTGTTATTGTAGGCAGAGCCCTTCCAGATGTACGAGATGGTCTAAAGCCAGTACATAGAAGAATTCTCTACGGAATGGGACAGCTAGGTGTAACACCTGATAAGCCACATAAGAAGTCTGCGCGTATTGTCGGAGAAGTAATGGGTAAATATCACCCTCACGGTGACAGCTCAATCTACGATGCAATGGTAAGACTTGCACAGGACTTCTCTACAAGATATATGCTTGTAGATGGTCACGGAAACTTCGGTTCAGTAGACGGTGACTCGGCTGCTGCTATGCGTTATACGGAAGCAAGGATGACTCCTTTTGCTCTCGAAATGCTTAGAGATATCGATAAGGAAACCGTTGATTTTAGAGATAACTTTGATGGCGAAGAAAAAGAACCTGTAGTTATACCAAGCAGATTCCCTAACCTACTTGTTAACGGATCAAATGGTATAGCTGTAGGTATGGCAACATCTATACCTCCACATAACCTAAAAGAGGTAATAGATGCGACAATTAAGGTAATTGATGAGCCTGACTGTGACATAGAAGAACTTATCAAAATTGTAAAGGGTCCAGATTTCCCAACGGGTGCTCAGATACTCGGCAAAGCAGGAATGAAGGAAGCTTACAGAACTGGTACTGGTAAGGTTAAGGTTAGATCTTGCTGTGAAATTGAAGAGACAGATCGCGGCAAGTCACAGATTGTAATAACTGAGATTCCATACATGGTTAACAAGGCTAGACTTATCGAAAAGATGGCTGACCTAGTTAAGGAAAAGAAGGTAGAAGGCGTTTCAGCTATTCGTGACGAGTCAAACCGCGAAGGTATTAGAATTGTTGTTGAGTTAAAGAGAGATGCAAATCCTCAGATTACGCTAAACAGATTCTATAAGCACACTCAGCTACAGGATAGCTTCAGCATGATTATGCTTGCTCTCGTAGACGGAAAGCCTGAAGTTCTAACACTCAAGAGATTCCTTGAGGAGTATGTAAAGTTCCAGAAGGAAGTAGTTACAAGAAGAACAAAGTTTGATCTAGCCAAGGCAGAGGCAAGAGCTCACATCTTAGAAGGACTAAGAATTGCTCTAGATAATATCGATGCAGTAATCAAAACTATTCGTGAGTCATACAGCAATGCTAAGGAAAATCTGATGGAAAACTTCGGTCTTTCAGATATCCAGGCGCAGGCAATTCTCGACATGAGACTTGCAAGACTCCAGGGACTAGAGCGCGAGAAGATTGAGAATGAGTATAATGAGCTGATGAAGAAAATTGCTTATTACAAGTCACTTCTTGCAGACGAAGTTCTTTTGATGGGAGTTATCAAGGACGAGCTCACAGAAATCAGAGACAAGTACGGTGATGAGAGACGTACTCAGATTGTCAGAGATGAGGGAGAATTTGATGAGGAAGACCTTGTTGAAGAGGAAAATGTAACAATTACATTTACTCACCTCGGATATATCAAGAGAGTTCCAGCTGATACATATAAGGCTCAGAAGCGTGGAGGAAAGGGAATTACTGGCGTTACAACTCGTGATAACGACTTTGTTAAGGACCTTGTAATGACTTCAACCCACGATAATCTAATGTTCTTTACAAACACAGGAAAGGCTCATAAGATTAAGGCTTACGAGATTCCAGAAGCTACGAGAACAGCGAGAGGAACACCTGCGATTAACTTCCTAAATCTCCTTCAGAGGGAGAGAATTACGGCAGTTATTCCTGTTAAGGAGTTCTCAGAGGATAAGTATCTGATTGCTATTACTAAGAACGGTTTGATTAAGAAAACTGCTCTTAACGAGTTTGATACAAAGAGAACAACCGGCTTAATTGCAATAAATTTAAAAGATGAGGATGAACTCATCGCAATTAAGCAATCCACAGGAAGCAACAATATCATCATCGTTACCAAGAAGGGTAAGTGCATAAGCTTCTCAGAAAAGGACGTTAGACCTATGGGAAGAATTGCTAGCGGTGTAAGAGCTATAAAGCTAGACAAGGATGATGAAGTAGTTTCTATGGAACTAGTTGAGCCAGAACAGCAGCTAATGGTTGTAACCGAAAACGGATTTGGTAAGCGTACACCTGTTGAGGAGTATAAGATTCAGGTTCGTGGTGGAAAGGGTCTTCTGACCTACGACAAGGCTAAGTTCAGCAAGACTGGTGCTCTTATCGGAGCTATGGTTGTTGACGAAAGCGACGAAATTTTGATGATTAACTCAGACGGAATAATTATAAGAATAAGAGCTAGCGAAGTTTCTATCCTAGGACGTGCAACCCAGGGTGTTAAGATCATGAAGGTCGATGAGGGAAGCAAAATCGTTGCAATAGCAAAGGCTATACGCGACGATGAGGATGAGGTAGAAGAGAGTTCTGCAAGCACATCAAATGAAACAGAGGAGCAGATTAGCCTATAA